DNA sequence from the Salvia splendens isolate huo1 chromosome 19, SspV2, whole genome shotgun sequence genome:
AATTTCGGTTCACTATCAGAATTGgggggaaaaggaaaagaagacaACTGATGAAAATTCAAGCTAAGCAAATGAGATCAAGCTTAAAAGAAAACATTATATCGCCATAATCATCGGATAAAACTGAAGTAACTGAAGGCCCAATTTCCGAAATCGTCTCAGTTAATGAAAAGCAAAAAATTTCATAGCCGATTACGAACAAAATTTACCTGTTTAAAGTAAATTGGAGCTCAGTGAGTTGTATGAAACTATCGATGTAATTCACTCTCCTCGATCGACCGCCGGTGAGAGTAAATCACCGGCTTTGATTTCTCAGAGGCGTAATGGCGATTGCTTATGAACGAAGATCGCTACAACATTGTTGACTTGAGACGTCAATTTTATGGTCTTATTATACTCTTTATTTTTCTCCATTTGGAGTTAGGGATGCCAATGCGGTCGGCCAGACGTGCTTCGGGTCACCCCTATTCGGGTTACGATTATTCGGCTGGGGACTAATtgagttgtaatttttttaaggaTTACAAGCGTTTAACCCTAAATATATTTTGATGCAATCTCTATGATCTATtttaagggcatccacagtggtgcagATATCCCGGCGGGCATCTAAAAAACACAtcatgtcacgtcataaggacatcccactgcactgtcacgtcataaggacatcccactgcacagtggcggacatccccaatgacatcccgacggacttcccacaaaaaaaattcataaattcaccaaattaaacaatttacggaaattaaaattttgacacgaatacggagaaaatgcaaacattttatttataaaaaaattacataatttgtaaaaaaatacatagttaaaacaaaaatatatagttcaacgagccgtatatattgTTGGTTATTtcagtgtaattggattaacttgattgatcaatattgtcataatgagacatcatgtaagtttggaagtgcggagtgcacgcttgtttgaattcattatgattagacgggggttcgggggcagcgcccccgagtagcAGGGTCCAAGGGGCGGGAGCCtctgaaatttttattttccattaaagttgttgtgtagaaaattcatccggaaatataatttctgatagTCGAAGGACTGATTTACAATGTTCAAAACTTCTTAAAAATATCCCTaacatatatagagttttttaaaaaataaaaaaaaataaaataaaaatcaggaCGTCCGGGCTGATGTCCCCGGAAcaccgcggaactccggtgtccgcaacggacgtccgtatccgtccCTCcctcgcctaatggcggacgtcccgcgcggacgtctAGCACGCCGGTcagacgtccgccgggacggccGCCATTGTAGATGCTCTAGCAACACGAGTGTTTATTTTAACTTAAGATTAGTGTTTGTTTGCATATTTAAACACAGGATGTCCACAAAGATGACTGAAATGCCCTtagtaaatttttaattttacaattgtATCCTATTCAAAACCCTACATTAGAGTGTCCGGTGTCCCGTCGTGTAACTAACACTAATGTTTTAGGAAGAACTTAGCcgattaattgaatttgttttgatgttaggTGGGGCAATATTTTGATAGGATGTTATCACATAATTTAGGATATCAATATGAGTTTATCAATATTTCGATGAGGGTATTTTCGaccaaaaaaaattccaaatattgaaaaagtaattcataatttatataaattatgataTTAAATCGAAGTTAAAAGACCTCAGATGATATTTTTAAACATTTAGTTCGTGAGTTGATACCAATCCATtgttttttactaaaaagatgTTTTCTTCAAAGGAAAATATGATATCTACTTTGGAACGTAAGAAGTACTCAACGGTAGTAATTTGTAACTAAGAGTGTTTAGGGTAGTGAATCACGACAAAAGAAATAAGCACAACTTAGTGTATTCTTGGTAGAATTATAAAAAGGATTATAATGACTAAATTGTAATTTtgcaattataaaaaaaataatgctacttttttcttttagttagttaacctttttatcttttcttttcacaAGTAAAGAGAATTTTAAAGAGTATATTTAGGTGGATTCGACTCTATATCTTTGGCCTTGATCATTAAACACTTTACTGTTAGATCAACTCACAAACTGTTTTTACATTTGTTCAATTGTTATATAATAATATTGGATAGTTTTAGTGATTTAATATGTCATGGTATAATAATATAGGATAGTTTTAGTGATTTTATAACTATAAAATCGATTTTGACACCCCTATCTAGAATAAAAAGAATAACATTAAAACTATTGATACATATTTACAGAATTAGGTGATCACACTTTGATCACCACATGATACAAGAGTGTTCCAATGAGGAATATAACGCCTATTTATCTTCCCAAACCATGGCTCTTcaccaccaccatcaccaccGCAACCATCGGATGATCCCGAACTCACGAGCCTCAATTCTTCCCTACCAAAGTCGTAAACACACAAGCGACCCTTCACGCACTCAAGCACAATCTCCTTCCCGTCTCTCCGGCTACAAACCGGGACGCAGTGGACAAAATCCACCCTCAAATCGATCCTGCATCTCTTAATCCAACATTCCCCTCCCAACTCACTCAGAATCCACACTTCCAACGCATTAACCTCTGCACGGCTCACAAATCCAAGACCCCCCGCGATCTCAACCAACCTATCTCCCCACGCCCTCTTCACGGGCAATTGCTTGGTGACAAACTTCTCGTCACACACATCCAAGGAAACGAAGCAATCACGCCCCCGCCTAGCTCCTAGCCAGTGCAGTGATCCCCCCACAGATACCGGGTTTTGCCTAATCCGAACCAATTCAAGTGGCTCCTCGAttctcctccatttcctcgTCTCAACGCTCAAGATCTCGCAACCAACACCACCCAACACCTCACGGAACAAGTGCACGACTTTGTACGTTTTCGCCTCACTACAAAAGGCAATACCAAATGATTCACATAGATGATGACACGAAACAGCTAACGGAAGATCAACATACTTCCCGGTTATAGGATTCATGAGCACCAATCTCTTCCTCCTCGAATTAAATCCGAGAATCAAGCCATCATAGCTTGCTCGAACGCTACCTAAATCATCCACGCTCGACTCCACAAAACTACTCCTCAAACCATCCAAACTCAAGAAATGGAAGTAGGCCTTTGGCATCCCCACACACCCTCTAGGCCAAAAGGCCATCTGCTGAGATACCAAGACCGTCTCCGACTTCCGAGCATGACTCGACACAAAAACCGAGCTATTGATCACACCAAACCACTGCTTGCACACAAACTGCAGCCTAAAGAGGGATTCAGCAGGGAGCAACATGAAAATCTGGTAGAGCAAATCATGTGAAAGATTTGCTTGAATCTCAACCTCTATGTTCGGATCCCGAGACGCGGTCTCTCCTCGAGCATCAGCCTGCTTCGAGGAAGCGTTTCTCCGGAGAAACTCAGCCACGAGGCGGCTTTGCTTCCGGGCTAAGGCTTCTCTCCAGGTGGCGCCTCGTAGGCGCGGCCTGGGGAGCCGTCGGCGCCCCGTGTCAGCATCCATTGCTGTGAGTAATGCTTTGAAGTATCAAACAACACATGTATAGATAGCTAGAGGTGATGGAAACAGAGTTTCTTGTTGGTGTTTGGACAagaaaatatgagtatatgctTTTGCAATTGTCCTAAACTCTGTCATCGATGTAATGACAATAGCAATTGACCattttggtgaattttagtCAAAATTTATCACAAAAATAACCTTTTCTCCAAAACAAACACCCAATCAAGAATCATCATGAGATATCCATCGAGAATTTTGGATTTTGGTGGGAGAACAGTATCAAGATTCAACATTTTCCCTTTGCTGTGTGTGAACAGAAGAAATGAATTTAAATGGATAAATCAATATAATTCCGAATTTGACATATAAAGCGATAATCGGCAAAGATGGAAAAACAGTCATTTCTTGATTTACATCCAATTATATGCAATAAATTTTAAACAGCAGTTGTAATAAAATAGAGAGATTACGGCATCCCCCTATTTTTGGAAGCTTGTAAATAATACCTGAGAATTAATCTTGAAAAGCAGAACTTCTCGAGCTGGAAATTTATGAAAGTGTGATTGGAGatggagaaaagaagaaaaagtaaattcaATTGTGccatttgacaaaaaaaattgagtgTTCCATTTGGAATGATATTATAAAAATAGGTACTTGGACTTTTAATTAACGTTTTTTATGAGGTTGCTTGAAAGGACATTACGTGTTcgatgatactccctccgtctcagtttaagagtcacattttaccATTTAAGTCTGtttcagtttaagagtcacatttaaaatttatcatatttgaacataaaatttaacctcatGTTGCAtcaaatttacactcaaatatcattactttcataaaaataaaataaaacaaaattctaaacatacaaaaagtcaaaagggtcATACTTTCCACTATCTCActccaattattacacactccaacaaccactacctcacttcaattattacaaactctaacaatttcttaaaatttgtgttataATGATAGCATATGAAAAATGATAGAGGGAGTATGTCTTAATGTGAAAATGATAGCATATGAAAAATGAAACCACTCCCATGATAAAACCATATTATCTCGATGACTATTTCATGCCAACAATacctctttctctcttactcaATGTAAAGAAAAGGAGAGAAGAAATCTGCAGTATGTCATTCTTACAAAAATATGATGAATATACTTTTACCTGGTAGTACTTATATTCAATATCAAACCTTAAGGTATACATTTTTGTTTCTCGTGGGTATAAATTTATAGTtcattctaaaattttaaaaccaaTCAAAAAAATCATAGAGTTTGGATTTGTGCACTACTATTCAAAGACAAAAATATTTGATTGTCTACGTGTAATATATTGCtagtgtttttttaaataaacgaTATCATTTTCTTCATTCGTGTGTTTATTGTGGAGAAAAGattattttatgattaatttcaaataaaattcaCTAAAAGTTTTAGGTTTGAGTCCATCATGATATGTCCTAGATTTATGTTTATTTGCCTAGTAGTAGAGTGGTTAATATTCAAAGCCGAAGGTTCTGAAGACATCTCtcaatgtgtgtgtgtgtgtgtgtgttgaacCTAGTTGAGTGAATGCCGAAAGCCAAAGGCAGTCCAAGTCAATTATGACACGACCTTTAAGAATGACTCCCTCAGTTCCATTCCAAGGTTGATGGCacactttattttttagttttccaAGTCATAGGATCCATTTATTTGTTGAACTATTTACTCCATTGCATACATGACACTTCTAACGGAGGGACAGTCAATTTTGGAAAAGTTTATTGTCAACCTCTGTCACACATGAATCTATCAAATTCAGAAGAGAAAAACTTGCATCAATATCACAATTTCTCAGATCATCTCCACATAATACACAATTTCCAATTTCCGtcaagaaaggaaataaaatgtCACTTCCAAAATTCCCCTGTTTCATAGGTTCTATCTAATCTAGATTTGTCATATTGATAATTTATCTAAAACAGTTAGTTACTGTCTTCTTCAGCCAACCTTCTATACATAAACTCTAATACCATCtgcttcatttaaaaaaatgcatgcttTAAACTCTAAGGTAATCGCATAACGAGTTACTCTGTTCTTGCACGCTTCGATTGGGCTTCCTTCATCCAATCCACACATTCTTCTGTAGATCCGGAAGGATGTGCGAGCTGCCACTGGAGCAGTTTTTGTTGCTGACGAGAAGGGAACATGAAAAAAAGAGTCATTAACTTGTATCATATGCCGCAAGGAAttggataaaaaaaatcaattttaaactAAACTAGGAAACATTTCAGTCCTTAGATCGTGAAAGATCATCTTCAATAATGAATTCACCACTTCGCTGAATGAATTCGTGGTATTGGGTTCAATATCTCATAGGGGAGGAAAATCCATATTCTTGAGTTCTATCATTTTCCGTAGCGAAGTCATCGTGTTTCACAGTTTGTAGTTATACTGACTTAACAAATCAAAAAACAAAGGTGCAAAGGCGTTTTTACCCATTCTTTAATGATAGGCCCTCCCGATTTTATCTGCAATATATCCATGATTCGTTTACCATCCACTAGTGGCTTCAGCTCCCAAACTTTGTCGAGTCCTGCATCGAAAGatgaaaaaaattgagaataatTCCAACTTTTTCAATGAAGGGACGAAAAATTTATCAACGAATGGATAAAATAGTTTGAAGAAAAGAATTTACCCATGTCAAGAATTGCATTCTCAACCCTGCTATATAGTGCCCTTCTATCGTTCAATTCTGCATCCTTGTTTGAAGAATTTTCAATCAAACCGATATCTTGGGGGTGTAAGAGCAACGAAAGCACCAGAGAAGGACGCCAAAATTCCTTGATCTCGCGAAGTAGCAACCCTATGCATCATAAATTTGATCATGTGATTGAAATCCACATAATTAGATG
Encoded proteins:
- the LOC121778439 gene encoding F-box protein At5g49610-like, which translates into the protein MDADTGRRRLPRPRLRGATWREALARKQSRLVAEFLRRNASSKQADARGETASRDPNIEVEIQANLSHDLLYQIFMLLPAESLFRLQFVCKQWFGVINSSVFVSSHARKSETVLVSQQMAFWPRGCVGMPKAYFHFLSLDGLRSSFVESSVDDLGSVRASYDGLILGFNSRRKRLVLMNPITGKYVDLPLAVSCHHLCESFGIAFCSEAKTYKVVHLFREVLGGVGCEILSVETRKWRRIEEPLELVRIRQNPVSVGGSLHWLGARRGRDCFVSLDVCDEKFVTKQLPVKRAWGDRLVEIAGGLGFVSRAEVNALEVWILSELGGECWIKRCRIDLRVDFVHCVPVCSRRDGKEIVLECVKGRLCVYDFGREELRLVSSGSSDGCGGDGGGEEPWFGKINRRYIPHWNTLVSCGDQSVIT